One Benincasa hispida cultivar B227 chromosome 5, ASM972705v1, whole genome shotgun sequence genomic window carries:
- the LOC120077201 gene encoding uncharacterized protein LOC120077201: protein MEPEDVITSKPSDHGTVKVQLPPFLQRLKKKQNDEGQYHCFLKILKQLHINIPFTKAIEQMSVYAKFLKDMVSKKRSTGKFATVALTQESNIIIPPKMHDLDSFTIPWSIGGIYIGLLTPTTVTLQLADRSLLHLGGKLKDVLVTINEFILPIDFIILDYEADKGVPIILGRPFLFIGRAQIDVYRGEITMSINGKKLRFNFIKAMKFLEDEGLSDSDDEHTCVEDLESDEENEEREDATTSLETCHVSKDGPKDGDKAKIEAIEKFPHPAIVKALRSFLGHEGFYRRFGKNFSIIARSLNALLEVDNPFDFD from the exons ATGGAACCTGAAGATGTGATCACCTCTAAGCCTTCAGACCATGGAACAGTGAAAGTACAACTACCTCCATTCCTtcaaagactgaaaaagaagcaaaacgatGAAGGTCAGTATCATTGCTTCCTGAAAATATTGAAacaactacacatcaatattccatttaCAAAAGCGATAGAGCAGATGTCGGTGTATGCcaagtttttgaaggatatGGTTTCGAAGAAGAGAAGTACAGGAAAATTCGCCACAGTGGCATTAACACAAGAATCAAACATtataatcccaccaaagatgcaCGACCTAGATAGCTTTACAATACCCTGGTCAATAGGAGGGATCTACATTG gTCTGCTGACACCCACAACGGTGACTCTTCAGCTTGCAGATAGGTCCTTGTTACACCTTGGAGGAAAattgaaggatgtcttggtcacaATCAACGAATTCATTCTACCtatagacttcatcattctagattaTGAAGCGGATAAAGGTGTgccaatcatattgggacgaccattcttgTTTATTGGTCGTGCTCAAATAGATGTGTACAGGGGAGAAATCACAATGAGCATAAAtggaaagaagctcaggtttaatTTTATCAAGGCAATGAAGTTCCTAGAAGATGAAGGCTTATCAGATTCTGATGATGAACATACTTGCGTTGAAGATTTAGAGTccgatgaagaaaatgaagaaagagaggatgcgacaACCTCCTTAGAAACCTGCCAT gtttcAAAGGATGGGCCAAAGGATggggataaagcaaaaattgaagccaTAGAAAAATTTCCACATCCAGCAATTGTGAAAGCTTTAAGGAGTTTCTTAGGACATGAGGGGTTCTACAGACGATTTGGGAAGAACTTCTCCATAATAGCTCGATCGTTGAATGCGTTGCTAGAAGTTGACAACCCTTTTGACTTTGATTGA